In Megalops cyprinoides isolate fMegCyp1 chromosome 25, fMegCyp1.pri, whole genome shotgun sequence, a single window of DNA contains:
- the znf277 gene encoding zinc finger protein 277, translating to MAARGDERNVSGRQDSILEPLSFPERPGHRLSPEPDVIVPCVLCSETAPLPEKEALLRHLVLQHKLVIADVKLIADFQRYVLYWKKRFTEQPITDFCSVIKTNSEGPVEKQEHYFLLCDALPEDRVLREQLQQRRLEEILEQQQQERDDHSFQRTCLFCCEEFTGNRSLLLNHMAKEHSFNVGLPDNIVYCAEFLNTLQAKLDNLQCLYCEKTFRDKTTLKDHMRKKQHRRINAKNHEYDRFYVINYLELGKTWEEVQSEDDRDMGEDQDDDWSDWQAHPVHAVCLFCEHQSETMDKIYAHMQETHGFDFHKLKAELDLKFYQQVKLVNYIRREIHQGRCYGCQMKFGSKAEVLAHLTGSEHMMVLPEKSDWDQPQYYFPTYENDALLCALSDSESDSESADRGRDVPVIAEDISELRMLKQTSVLKHLLRDGSSCS from the exons ATGGCTGCCCGCGGAGATGAACGGAACGTGTCAG gcAGGCAGGACTCGATCCTGGAGCCGCTGTCTTTCCCGGAGCGGCCGGGTCACCGCCTGTCTCCGGAGCCCGATGTCATCGTGCCCTGCGTCCTGTGCAGCGAGACCGCCCCTCTGCCCGAAAAGGAGGCCCTCCTCAGGCACCTGGTGCTGCAGCACAAGCTGGTCATCGCTGATGTCAAACTGATCGCCGATTTCCAGAG GTATGTCTTGTACTGGAAGAAGAGATTCACAGAGCAGCCAATCACCGATTTCTGCAGCGTGATCAAGACAAATTCAGAGGGCCCTGTTG AGAAGCAGGAGCACTACTTCCTCCTGTGTGACGCTCTGCCCGAGGACAGGGTGCTGAGAGAGCAGCTACAGCAGAGGCGGCTG gaggagatcctggagcagcagcagcaggagcggGATGACCACAGCTTCCAGCGCACCTGCCTCTTCTGCTGCGAGGAGTTCACCGGAAACAG gtcactgctgctgaaccACATGGCGAAAGAGCACTCCTTCAACGTGGGGCTGCCAGACAACATCGTGTACTGCGCGGAGTTCCTGAACACCCTGCAGGCAAAGCTGGATAA tctgcagtgcCTGTACTGTGAGAAGACCTTCAGGGACAAGACCACCCTAAAAGATcacatgaggaaaaaacaacatcGCAGGATCAATGCTAAGAATCACGAGTATGACAGATTCTACGTCATCAATTACCTG GAACTGGGAAAGACGTGGGAAGAGGTTCAGTCGGAGGACGATCGTGACATGGGAGAAGACCAGGATGA CGATTGGTCTGACTGGCAGGCCCACCCTGTGCATGCCGTCTGTCTCTTCTGTGAGCACCAATCAGAAACCATGGACAAGATTTATGCCCACATGCAG GAAACCCATGGATTTGACTTTCACAAGTTAAAGGCAGAACTCG acCTCAAGTTTTACCAGCAGGTTAAACTAGTGAACTACATCAGGAGGGAGATCCACCAGGGCCGTTGCTATGGCTGCCAGATGAAGTTCGGCTCCAAAGCTGAAGTGCTGGCTCACCTGACGGGATCGGAGCACATGATGGTGCTGCCGGAGAAGTCTGACTGGGACCAGCCACA GTACTACTTTCCCACCTATGAGAACGACGCGCTCCTGTGCGCTCTGTCCGACAGCGAGAGCGACTCGGAGTCAGCTGACCGCGGCAGGGACGTCCCTGTGATCGCCGAGGACATCTCAGAGCTGCGCATGCTGAAGCAGACCAGCGTGCTCAAGCATCTCCTGCGAGacggcagcagctgcagctaa